ATCCGTCTCGGAAAGTGCAACGAGTTTCTTTTCATTCCCTTCGATTGCCTGTTCGGTCGTATCATAAAGCGCTTCAAGACGTGACAGAGAGTATGCAGGAAGTTTCGCCTGCTCCACATCCAAGTCCACTTCCTGTCCGGCCTTCGTTACAGTCACAAAGAATACTTTGGAAGAAATACGGTTCACAATCATTGCATTGTATTCCGTTTCCCATTCTTCTTTGTAATTTCCTTCCGAACAGCTATAGAAACCGATTATATAACCGGCGTCTTTCAGTTTCTGAATGCCGGTCGGCTCAAAGTTACCCCAAACTTCCAATACTTCTTTCTCTTTCGCATAGCTTTGTAGCTGTTGGGACAACTTGCCGTGTTCCGTCTGCAGAGCATCCACCTCGTCCAGTACTTGCATACCGCGGGTAGCCGTTCCACCTTCCGTAGCAATCACGGCATTCTTTTCATGCTTCTGATTTTGAAGCAACTTCAGAGTAGCCGCCAAGCGGTTGAAAAGGCGAATATTCTCCTGCAACTCCGTATTATCGGCAGCACCTTGTTGCTTCTCCACAATGTGAACCACACCAAGTTCGCGCAGACTGTTCAGGAATTCTTCGTACTCCTTGTGATAAACCAGGAATGTGAGTTTCTTCATTTTTGTAATCATGCTTCTACCTCCTTCCTTTTTTCTTGATGAGACTTCATGATCTTTTGCGAAGACTTCGACAGGTTTTCTTCATCTTCCATAAATCGTTTGATCTTTCGCAATGCATCCTGATAGCCTGGTATCTGCACCTTCTCAAAAAGGTTCACTTTCTGAGTGGTCTTTTTCCTTGCATGTTCTAACAGATTCAGCTTGGCGAGCATAAACTCGCGTTCGATTGCCGTATGGGCCAGTTCTTCCAACAAATGGATACCGTCGGCATACCACTTGGGAGCGTTGAACATACTGTACGGACGTATCTCGAAATCTATATTTTCGAGTAGCGGTACACGTACACCCGCAATCTTCTTCACGCCAAGATGAACATCATTCACCTTTATCAATGAAGCGTCAAACTCATTCCAAAGGGCGAACATGGCTTCATAGGCTTGAATTTGTTGTTCGAGCCTATCCTCCAAATCGGCAGCTTCCGTTTTACAGCGCTTCACTTCCATGCGGAGGGCACTTTCCTTATTCTTGATAATAGGAAGCGTACGTACCCGCACTTTCAGTTGCTTTTCGAGCTGCTGAAGGGAGGTTTTGTTATATTGAAACTTTATAGCCACGTTGTTATTACTAATTATCAGTTATTACTAGTGCTAATTATTCACCTTTCGGCCAGTATTGATCTACCAGGTCTTTCTTAATATTTACTTCTTCCGGACGGAAGTATCTGCCGAACAAGCCCCAAGCTACGTCTAACATTTCAGTCGTATCAAGATTGACATCAATGGCCAACAACTGGTTGGAATAGTCTTTCGCGAAAGCCAACGTACGTTCGTCGTAGTTCGTCAGGTCGAAACCGTTTTCCATTTTGGTCTTCGCATTAGCAGCATCGGCATACAGACGTACAGCAGCATTCATCACCTGCGGGTGGTCCTTACGTGTCTTTTTACCGGTTACCAACTGTTTCAAACGAGACAATGAACGGAACGGATCGACAATTACCTTACCAATATCACTATCACGACGCAGGAACAACTGGCCTTCCGTGATATAACCTGTATTATCAGGCACAGCGTGCGTAATATCGCCACCGGACAAAGTAGTCACCGCAATAATCGTAATAGAACCACCAGAAGGGAACTGCACCGCCTTCTCGTAAATCTTCGCCAAATCGGAATAAATCGAACCCGGCATAGAGTCTTTTGAAGGAATCTGGTCCATACGGTTAGATACAATTGCCAACGCATCGGCGTAGCTGGTCATATCAGTCAACAACACCAACACCTTCTCATTATTATTTACTGCAAAATATTCAGCAGCAGTCAACGCCATATCCGGAATCAACAAACGTTCCACCGGAGGATTCTCGGTCGTATTCATGAAACTCACAATACGGTCAAGAGCACCAGCATTGGAGAACACATTCTTAAAGTACAAGTAGTCGTCATTCGTCATACCCATACCGCCCAGAATAATCTTATCTGTTTCAGCACGCAATGCCACATTTGCCATTACTTGGTTGAAAGGCTGGTCGGGGTCAGCAAAAAATGGAATCTTCTGACCGGACACCAGCGTATTATTCAAGTCGATACCGGCAATACCTGTCGCAATCAGTTCCGACGGTTGTTTGCGCCGAACCGGATTCACTGACGGACCACCGATTTCCACTTCCTGTCCTTCAATCTCGGGACCACCGTCAATCGGGTCACCAAAAGCATTGAAGAAACGTCCTGCCAACTGCTCACTAACCTTTAATGTAGGAGATTTGCCGAGAAATACGACTTCAGCATTGGTAGGAATACCCTCTGTACCTTCAAATACCTGCAAAGTGACATCGTCACCGGCAATCTTAACCACCTGTGCCAGTTTACCATCCACAGTGGCAAGCTCATCATACCCTACTCCCGTTGCTTTCAACGAACAGGTAGCCTTAGTAATCTGAGTAATCTTGGTATATATCTTTTGAAAAGCTTTTGTTGCCATTTATATATTTACAATTTAGCTATTTACAAATTACTGTTTAATACTTCTTTCGGCAATCAATTCCTTCAATTGCTGTTGGAATCCCTCATACTGCTCTGATTTGAACTTCGAGTAGTTCATCTGCTTACAGATATTAATCATCTTCTTGAAGTAATCCATTACTTCGTTGAAGTTATCAAATTCAAACTCCGTATGACAGATGTCAATCACCATATTCAAGATATCCTCCTGACGTTCCATAGGTGTTACGGCATCGATTTCATCGAATGCATCCTGCTGCAAGATAACAAAGTCGATCAATTCCGATTTCCAGAAAGTAACGTGATATTCTACCGGCACACCGTCGTCACCAAGGATATTAATCTGTTCGGCAATCTCCTTACCACGTTGCAAACGGGTTTTGAGTTCATTCACCTTACCAATCCATTCATCATTGATATGACCTTTGATATATTCTTCAAATTCCGGATATTCGATATATTTAGAATAAGAATCAATCGGGTTCACAGCCGGATAACGTTTCTTATCAGCACGGTCCTGCTCCAAAGCGTAGAAACAACGGGCCACTTTCTTCGTGTTTTCAGTTACCGGCTCTTTCAAGTTACCACCGGCAGGAGATACCGTACCGATAAAAGTAATTGAGCCCGTTTCACCATTAGAAAGTTTCACATAACCGGCACGGCCATAGAAGTTTGAGATAATAGCCGAAATATCCATCGGGAAAGCATCTGGTCCGGGCAACTCTTCCATACGGTTGGACATCTCACGCAACGCCTGCGCCCAACGTGAAGTAGAATCCGCCATTAACAACACTTTCAGTCCCATAGAACGATAATATTCTGCCAATGTCATTGCTGTATATACAGATGCTTCACGGGCAGCAACCGGCATATTAGAAGTATTGGCGATAATGATCGTACGTTCCATAAGTTTACGTCCCGTGTGCGGGTCCACCAGTTCTGGGAATTCGGTAAAGATCTCCACAACCTCGTTCGCACGTTCACCGCAAGCGGCGATAATTACGATGTCAGCTTCCGCTTGTTTGGAAATAGCATGCTGAAGCACCGTCTTCCCTGTACCGAACGGACCCGGTATAAAGCCGGTACCACCTTCCACAATCGGATTCAGCGTATCAATCACACGCACACCGGTTTCCAACAGTTTGAAAGGACGCGGTTTCTCCTTGTAATTCGTCATGGCACGTTTCACAGGCCACCTCTGAATCATAGTCACAGGAATATCATTTCCTTCCTCATCAGTCAGGATAGCAATCGTATCCTCAATCTTATAATCACCTTCCGGCATGATAGTCTTTACAGTAGCAGTTCCCTGCAATGTAAACGGCGCCATCATTTTCAACGGCTGGAAGTTCTCATCCACCTGCCCCAGCCACGCGGAAGCTTGTACTTTATCACCCGCGTTTACCAATGGAACGAAGTGCCATACACGTTCTTTATCCAACGGATACGTATATTGTCCTCTCTTCAGAAAAACCCCGTCCATCTTGTCAAGGTCATTTTGCAGACCGTCGTAGTTTTTCGATAACATACCCGGGCCTAATGTCACCTCAAGCATGTGTCCTGTAAATTCGGCTTCGGCGCCCACTTTCAGTCCACGTGTACTCTCGAACACCTGAACATATACCTGTGAACCTACAACCTTAATCACCTCCGCCATTAACTTATCGCCACCGGTAGAGATATAACAAATCTCATTCTGAGCTACCGGTCCGTCAACGACGAGGGTCACCATGTTGGCAATAACGCCACTAACAGTTCCTTTTGTTGCCATATATTTCTTTAAATTTATTATCTGAATTCTGCAGGAATCTGTACATCGTTCTTCAGCGACTCAATAATGCTTCGGAACAACTGATTACCTCTTTCTTTATCCAAGGAGATCCAACGCTCAATCATTTCCAGTTTCAACAAGAAAGCAAAAATGCGCTCAACAGTGAAATAATCGAAGAAAATAGCATCTTCCATCCAGTTCCACCGTAAAGCGTCCAGCTTCTTCTCACGTTCTACCAGTTCTGTAATCTCACTGATTTTCACCAATGACTCAAAAACATCAACCTCACCAGACAATCCGAAATCGCGGGCACTGGAGGTACGCAATGCTTCGCACACTTCCGTATTACCTACAATATTGGAAGCAATATCCCATTTGAACTTACGGCTCGTAAATG
The nucleotide sequence above comes from Bacteroides caccae. Encoded proteins:
- a CDS encoding V-type ATP synthase subunit D, yielding MAIKFQYNKTSLQQLEKQLKVRVRTLPIIKNKESALRMEVKRCKTEAADLEDRLEQQIQAYEAMFALWNEFDASLIKVNDVHLGVKKIAGVRVPLLENIDFEIRPYSMFNAPKWYADGIHLLEELAHTAIEREFMLAKLNLLEHARKKTTQKVNLFEKVQIPGYQDALRKIKRFMEDEENLSKSSQKIMKSHQEKRKEVEA
- a CDS encoding V-type ATP synthase subunit B → MATKAFQKIYTKITQITKATCSLKATGVGYDELATVDGKLAQVVKIAGDDVTLQVFEGTEGIPTNAEVVFLGKSPTLKVSEQLAGRFFNAFGDPIDGGPEIEGQEVEIGGPSVNPVRRKQPSELIATGIAGIDLNNTLVSGQKIPFFADPDQPFNQVMANVALRAETDKIILGGMGMTNDDYLYFKNVFSNAGALDRIVSFMNTTENPPVERLLIPDMALTAAEYFAVNNNEKVLVLLTDMTSYADALAIVSNRMDQIPSKDSMPGSIYSDLAKIYEKAVQFPSGGSITIIAVTTLSGGDITHAVPDNTGYITEGQLFLRRDSDIGKVIVDPFRSLSRLKQLVTGKKTRKDHPQVMNAAVRLYADAANAKTKMENGFDLTNYDERTLAFAKDYSNQLLAIDVNLDTTEMLDVAWGLFGRYFRPEEVNIKKDLVDQYWPKGE
- a CDS encoding V-type ATP synthase subunit A, which encodes MATKGTVSGVIANMVTLVVDGPVAQNEICYISTGGDKLMAEVIKVVGSQVYVQVFESTRGLKVGAEAEFTGHMLEVTLGPGMLSKNYDGLQNDLDKMDGVFLKRGQYTYPLDKERVWHFVPLVNAGDKVQASAWLGQVDENFQPLKMMAPFTLQGTATVKTIMPEGDYKIEDTIAILTDEEGNDIPVTMIQRWPVKRAMTNYKEKPRPFKLLETGVRVIDTLNPIVEGGTGFIPGPFGTGKTVLQHAISKQAEADIVIIAACGERANEVVEIFTEFPELVDPHTGRKLMERTIIIANTSNMPVAAREASVYTAMTLAEYYRSMGLKVLLMADSTSRWAQALREMSNRMEELPGPDAFPMDISAIISNFYGRAGYVKLSNGETGSITFIGTVSPAGGNLKEPVTENTKKVARCFYALEQDRADKKRYPAVNPIDSYSKYIEYPEFEEYIKGHINDEWIGKVNELKTRLQRGKEIAEQINILGDDGVPVEYHVTFWKSELIDFVILQQDAFDEIDAVTPMERQEDILNMVIDICHTEFEFDNFNEVMDYFKKMINICKQMNYSKFKSEQYEGFQQQLKELIAERSIKQ